GGGGCTCATGCTGCACCTCTCGGGCTCGGTCCAGGCCCGCTACTCCCTGGAGAAATACCCCGAGGAAATCCGGCAGGCCCACGAGCACGGCTATTTTCACATTCACGACCTGTCCTTCGGCCTGGCCGGCTACTGCGCCGGCTGGTCCCTGCGCGACCTGCTGCTGGAAGGCTTCAACCTCGAAGGCCGCTGCTCCTCGGGCCCCTCGCGCCACTTCGACGCGGCCCTGGGCCAGATGGTCAACTTTCTGGGCACCCTGCAGAACGAATGGGCCGGCGCCCAGGCCTTCAACAACGTCGACACCTATCTCGCGCCCTTCGTGCGTCATGACGGCTTGAACTACGACGAGGTCAAGCAGGCCATGCAGAAGTTCGTCTTCAACCTGAACACGACTTCGCGCTGGGGCGGGCAGAGCCCGTTCACGAATTTGACCTTCGACCTGACCCCGCCGACGCATATCGCCTCCGAGGCGGTCATCATCGCCGGAGCTCTGCAGGACAGCACCTACGGCGAATACGGCGTGGAAATGGAGATGATCAACCGCGCCTTCCTGGAAGTCATGCTCAAGGGCGACTACCACGGGCGCATCTTCTCCTTCCCCATCCCGACCTACAACGTGACCCCCGACTTCCCCTGGGAGTCAGAGGTGGGCGAGTTGCTGCTCAAGCTCACGGCCAAGTACGGAGCCCCGTACTTCCAGAACTTCATCAACTCCGACCTCAAGCCCGAGGACGTGCGCTCCATGTGCTGTCGCCTGCAGATGGACCTGCGCGAGCTGCGCAAGCGCACGGGCGGCCTCTTCGGCGCCGGCGACCTGACGGGCTCCATCGGCGTGGTCACCCTGAACCTGCCCAAGCTGGCCTATCTTGCCCAGGGCGAGGAAGATTTCCTGGACCTGGTTGGCGAGTACGCGGCCCTGGCCAAGGATTCCCTGGAGTTCAAGCGCAAGATGGTCGCGGACAACATGGACAAGGGTATGTTCCCCTTCTCCCGGCGCTACCTCAAGAACGGCTTCCGCGGCCACTTCAGCACCATCGGCATCCTGGGCGGCCACGAGGCCTGCCTGAACCTCCTGGGCAAGGGCATCGAGACCGACGCCGGGACCAGGCTCATGATCCGCACCCTGGACCATCTGCGGACCATCACGGCGCGCTTCCAGGAGGAGACGGGCAACCTCTATAACCTCGAAGCCACGCCGGCCGAGGGCACGAGCTACCGCCTGGCCAAGATCGACAAGAAGCTCTACGCCGACATCCAGGCCTCGGGCAACGGCGTGCCCTACTACACCAACTCGACCCTGCTGCCCGTGGGCCACACCACGGACATCTTCACGGCCCTGGAGCACCAGAATCGCCTGCAGCCCATGTACACCGGAGGCACCGTGTTCCACAGCTTCCTGGGCGAGTCCGTGCCGGACATCAAGGCCCTGCGGAGCTTCATCGTCAAGGCCCTGAGCGAGACCAAGATCCCCTACATCTCCGTCACGCCGACCTTCTCCATCTGCAAGGACCACGGCTACCTCACGGGCGAACAGGCCACCTGCCCGCGCTGCGGCCAGGAGACCGAGGTCTACACCCGGGTGGTGGGCTACTACCGGCCGGTCAAGATGTGGAACCGCGGCAAGCAGGCTGAGTACAAGGATCGCGTGGAGTACTCCCAGGCCTCCTGCTTCGGCGCCTAGGCCCTCGCGGGAAACAAAAAGAAAACGGCCGGGCTGCTTGTGCAGTCCGGCCGTTCGACGTTGCAGGCCAGGTCCCGGGGCGCCGGGAGGGGAGTCAGCGCAGCGTCGTCCGGTTCCCCTGCCCCAGGCTGCTGAAGACGGAGCGCAGCCCGGCGGCCAGCCGGAGGATGGCCTTGGAGATGACCGGCTCGGGCCGGTTGATTTTCTGGGAGTGCAGAAAGACGGTAATTTCGCGCATGATGAACCTCGTATTCGGAAATATGGTAAATTTTGTGAATGTCGTTTTGAAGCGAGGGTCAATTAGGCGCGAAAGATCTGTTCGTCAAGAGAATTTCTGACGATTATATTTTTGTATGATTTCAGGTCGCTGGCCTGTCAGGACGGCGGC
This genomic interval from Desulfomicrobium escambiense DSM 10707 contains the following:
- a CDS encoding ribonucleoside triphosphate reductase, which encodes MPQQIVKRDGRIESWSVDRIAQAILKSLNASGIKDPLLAKRLAGKVEAKLDGMDNPEQELVQDTVEQVLMESRLYHVARRYIVYREKRRQIRSQTETFLDVTETIDSYLNKSDWRVSENANMAHSFQGLMLHLSGSVQARYSLEKYPEEIRQAHEHGYFHIHDLSFGLAGYCAGWSLRDLLLEGFNLEGRCSSGPSRHFDAALGQMVNFLGTLQNEWAGAQAFNNVDTYLAPFVRHDGLNYDEVKQAMQKFVFNLNTTSRWGGQSPFTNLTFDLTPPTHIASEAVIIAGALQDSTYGEYGVEMEMINRAFLEVMLKGDYHGRIFSFPIPTYNVTPDFPWESEVGELLLKLTAKYGAPYFQNFINSDLKPEDVRSMCCRLQMDLRELRKRTGGLFGAGDLTGSIGVVTLNLPKLAYLAQGEEDFLDLVGEYAALAKDSLEFKRKMVADNMDKGMFPFSRRYLKNGFRGHFSTIGILGGHEACLNLLGKGIETDAGTRLMIRTLDHLRTITARFQEETGNLYNLEATPAEGTSYRLAKIDKKLYADIQASGNGVPYYTNSTLLPVGHTTDIFTALEHQNRLQPMYTGGTVFHSFLGESVPDIKALRSFIVKALSETKIPYISVTPTFSICKDHGYLTGEQATCPRCGQETEVYTRVVGYYRPVKMWNRGKQAEYKDRVEYSQASCFGA